The genomic interval ATATGCAAAAGTACAATTGATGACTAACGTCATATCAAAGGTGAACAGTgctatctatttataaaacggagggagtgcTTTAATTCAATCGTTTGAATTTAGTCCAAAGTCGAAATCCCTACCGATTCTACAAGTTCTGGCTCCACAACTTGCTGGATTACGTGGCGTTGAGCGACCCTCGTATCACCATTACGTGCCGTCACCAGAGCACATGCCTCGTGACTTTTGAGGCTAGCTCCCACAAATAATGGGGATCGAAGAGAACAATATATGGCCACTTGCATAGAGAAAAGATCAGCACCGTTTATCTTTTTGTTAGTTAAATTCTCATGACCGTTTGATCATTTCTGATCACTCTCGATGTATATTTAACATTTCAAAGTCAACCCGTTACataatacttcctccgtttcataatgtaagattttatagcctttaactagatttatatgaatgctaatgaatctagacatatataaattatatacattcatcaattgttaaatttagataaagtcACAAcgtcttacgatatgaaatagaggtagtatAAAACATcatgttatttgtttttaaaaaaaataaagaagtaGCAAAACTATAAGTCAAACTATAAAACTCGGTAATCGGAGAAAAAATGGTAGgtaaagaataaaataatataaaagttagTATGACGAGAATTTAATGGTTGAAGGGTATACTGTTAGACAACTTAAAATCTCTTCTACTACATTCATTAAATATCTGTCTgaggttgatttttttatacacgtttgattattcgtcttatttaatttttatcaatatataaagctatatatatatatgcataaaagtatatttaataataaataaaatgatataaaaataattaataattatataaatttttgaataaaccGAATAGTTTAAATCTGTATAAAAACGGCATTAAACGTTTAGGGCAGAAGATAGTATACTATTGGACGGGGTGAGTCGAAGCGAGACAAAAAGCTATCGAAAATACGCAGCAGCAAGCCCAGTAGAATCTCCATGGCCATGGAGGAGACCTCTGTCGGAAGCTTGTGCTTGGTGGTTCTTGACACTCTTGTGGTCGCCTCGGTGCTCAGGCGAGCTCTGCGTGGCAACGAAACCGGAGCCAGGCTTCCTCCTGGGCCATGGAACCTCCCTGTCATCGGCAGCCTCCACCACTTGCtgggcggcgcgccgccgcaccgcgcgCTGCGCCGGCTGTCGCGCCGGCACGGCCCGCTGATGCTGCTCAGGCTCGGCGAGGTGCCCACCCTGGTCGTCTCCTCCCCGGAGGCAGCCATGGAGGTGCTGAAGGCGCGCGACCCGGTGTTCGCCAGCCAGCCCCGGAGCGTGACGCTCGACATCATCAGCTCCGGCGGCAAAGGGATCATCCTGGCGCCCTACGGCGAGCACTGGCGGCAGGTGCGCAAGATCTGCGTGGTGGAGCTGCTCAGCGCGAGGCAGGTGCAGCGCCTGGAGTCCATCAGGCAGGAGGAGGTGAAGCGCCTCGTCGACGCCATCGCCTccacgacgacgccggcgtcaTCCACCGCGGCCGCCATGAACCTGACAAGGGTGCTGGCGGCGCTCACCAACGACGTCATCGCGAGAGCGGTGTTCGGCGGCCGGTGCAGGCGGCAGGAGGAGTACCTCCGCGTGCTCGGCGAGGTGACGACGCTGGTGGCCGGGTTCAACCTGGTGGACCTGTTCCCGTCGTCGCGTCTGGTCCGCTGGGCGAGCCGCGCCGAGCGCCACCTGAGGAAGAGCCACGCCCGGATGGCAGAGATCGTGGATTCCATCGTCCAGGAGCGGATGGAGGAGACGGCGAGCGGCAGCGGAAGGGACGACAACGACCTGCTCGATGTGCTACTGAGGCTGCACAAGGAAGACGAGCCCAATTTTCCTCTCACTACCGAGATGATCGGTGCCCTCATCTCCGTAAGTAAATTCTGTCTtatatttctagatttttaTGGGAATTATTTGAGCATGTGAAGtattcttaataaataaaacatcattccagtgtttaaattaaatctaaaatgattaaaaactCTCTCATTGTTTTGGGCCATTTTCGGGCAGCaactctcttcctctcccctctttcGGCCTGGTCGCTGGAGCCCAACtcccctcccttttctttggTTTTAGCTCAAAGGAAGTCCAATtgtcctctctctcttattttcttttttattattgcaCCGTTATACGAataacacataaaaataattatcttatatatatcattttatttttcagatgtAATAGACTACGTATAAGTACGTATAAGTTGTATGTTATAAGTTCAAGagttttggagttgatttactattttctatatgttaaTTGAATTTCTacgaaattaatttaaaattgaactaCAACCGtatctaataaaataccaaaaattacaaaaaaaataatatttaggcTCATATGTTCCATTATAGCCCATGTCCTTGAGATACTGagatagatgaaaaattaaaatgtcttGTAAGTACAATTCAATTTTCTATCTCCAAATAAACACATCATAATTATaacaatatgtatatttggtcaaaaaattatgcaaaatgaCATGACACCATATTTTTGGTTCATAAGCTtgccataaaaaatttaaatggtttTAGTAAAGTGGGACCATACATTGTTGATAAATAGATACATCTTTATGGTAACTcaaaataaatgtatattttgtgaacaatgttaCAAACCACTTtatcggatgaagaaatgactcAAATAAAAGTCATAGAtgttgatgagttatacaactttgatgttgatatactttttcagttaaaatcatttagtatttgaaaatattgtttgaagttattataatttgaaattcaaattttatataggtcaATTAAACTTGGATGgagaaataaccaaaataaaacttgtaGATCTTAATAAGTTacacatatttgtttttgacaACCTTTTCACATAAGTTCATTtattaagataaaatttgattcAAAGGTTTAATACtttgaaattaattcaaaGGAGGGAAACATAATGGACTGAGAGAGGGATGAGCAAAAGGGCTGGCCTGTAACAGGCCTTTTGCTCCTCCCTCTCCGAGAAGTTCACTTTACGTCCCTCCTTCAATTAATCAAAATCTTAAACCTTTCAATCgaattttatcatattaaatGAACTTTTCTAAACAATTGTAAAAAACAAGTTGTATGACTTATTGAGATCTACCTAtattattttggttatttgtCCATATGAGTTTGATtgcctatataaaatttgaatttcaaattataacaaattcaaataaaatttttaaataaaaatgatttcaattaaaaaattcagcaacaacaaagttgtataactcatcaatatatacaacttttgttttggtcattttgccatatgactttgtttcaataatttgaatttgaatcttaaattatgacaacttcaaacgatatttttaaatactaaatgattttaactgaaaaagtcatcaacaatgaatttgtataactcatcaatatctataagttttattttagtcatttcttTATTTGATAAAGTAATAATAAcattgtttataaaatttacgtATGTATCTTATAGTTCATAAACTGTGTAAGAGATATGTACATTTCGTGAACAATGTTACAAACCGCttcatttcataaaaaaatgacctaaataaaagttatagattttGATGATTTATATAACTTTAATGTTGAtaactttttcagttgaaatcatttagtatttgaaaatgttgtttgacgttgtcataatttaaaatttaaatttaaattattgaaacaGAATCGCATAacaaaatgaccaaaacaaatgttgtagatattgatgatttatacaactttgatGTTGATAACTTTTTCagttaaaatcatttagtatatgaaaatattttttaaacttgtcataatttgaaattcaaattttatacagtTCAATCAAACTCGGATGGAGAaataaccaaaagaaaaatggtagaTCTACGtgatttctataattttattgtttacaaCTTTATTTAACAAGTTGATTTAGTACCATAAAAATCgatttaaaatttctaataaaaaatttccctTCTCGCAATTTCAAAATTTCCttctttcctcctcctccctatCTCCACCCCTGGTAttttccccttcctctctctctttctcttcctctctctcactctttctctcctctccccctctctctcttcctctctcgaCGCCGAGCACGAGTCGGCGATGTGCGCTtgccggcggctggcggccgcTGCCCTCTCCACGGCGGAGCCAACCCTGACGATGAGTGGGCAGCGACGACAACAAGTGGGCGACGACGCCGcggatggtggcggcggcgccgacctcgacgacgatgacgggtgggcggcgacgcggcccTCGTCCCTCTCagatccggcggcggcgggcctcGAGCCCCCGGATCCGGAGGCGGAAGTGGGCAGCGggggcggccgacggcgggaACGGGggatccggcggcggcgcggcggatcCAGGTggggcgcgacgacgacgacagcgacggACAGTGAgtgctcctctcctctttcccTCTCGTCTCTCCTATGCCTGTGAGGATGATgcctcgtcgtcgttgtcgccgtcgtcccgcTAGCTGGCGCCGGCCTTTCCCCTCTCCACATGGTGGCATCCGGGCACGGCGCGCGGTGGCGTAGGGTGCGGCGCATGCCGGCAGTGAGCGGCCAGCGGACGCGCGATGGTCAGGGAGATCAACGCGGCAGGCCGGCAGTACAAAGCGCAGAGTCGAGCCGTGGAGGCATCTTCAACCGTGCTTCCTTTTCACCTTTCTGGTAATTTTGATTACCAAGAACTGGTTAGTCTATTTCTTTCATTCTCTTTCTCTCATCATCAGTTCTCAGttagaacaagaagaagacaTGCGTTAATTTTGCCCAACGATTCTTGTGGTGTTACATGAATGAGCTATTGTGTTGTGTGATGTTTGATTATAGATGGTAAATAGATGCTGTACACATATTCTGTTAGGTATAGTGGTAGTGATGATGCCTGCAGGATTAATTTTGGCAACTGCGGTGCTTGGCATACATATGCATTTATTTGTGGGTATTGAAGCTGTAGAGCCTGAGGTTAGAATGCACTAGGTTGACTTATGCTTTTGCATAATTAGTTTTACAAGCTATATGTATGCGTCCATACAAAATGGTAAGGGAGGACTATGGAATATCTCatctgtatttatttatgcatgattaattttaataaatggtATTTCGATACTAATTGGTGAATCGAGACAGTGAACATCCCCGGTCTATTTATTCCGACATTATTGATTTTATCTAcatgcaaaatatataatttcctTTTGGTATTTGTTAAGTAATCTAACACTGTAAATGTAGCCCTACTTGATATAAGAACATGTATGGTAGGCATGTTTATACCTGTAGGATTGTTTCTTCGAATGATgtgattttgtttcttgtcATACAGCGTATGCTCAGCTCAACACATGGTGAATCCCTGTCGCAAATAAGAGAACATGATATTTTGGCCTCTAATGGGTTGGTTCCCTGTTCAACATGAAcatgatatattatatttcttcTTGAATGATTTCTTTTGCTCATAATTCTTCCTCGTTATTAGATTTTAGGGAGGTAGATGATTGATGCAAAATGTGAGAAAATAATTGACTTTTGTTGAATACAATAATGAATTTAAGAGAGAATCTGGGTGTTGCATTTTCACTGTTGCCACTTTATGCCTTATTGGTAGTATCTTATATGTGTTTGCCTCTACACGCCGCAGGAAACAGAGAGTGAAGATGAGGACCTCGATGATGAGGTTGATGACGGTGCGGTGGATGAACCTGACCATGAAGAGGACGATGCCCCTGCTGAACCAGCTGGTAAGAAAGCTGTAGTTCCAGTTGCACCACCTAAAGATACAGATAGGCGGCTGTCCAAAAAGGAGTTGAAAAAGAAGGAATTACCTGAGCCTGATGCTGTGTTGCCTGAGTTGGGAAATTCTGGTTATTCAAGCGATGCTGCACAGGATGAAAACAATGGTCAGTGCTACAGTACATCCTTTTATGGTGCTGAAATTATACTTGATGAGTGTTTGTGTGTTCCTATGTCTGTCTATCTTAATGGTTGGGTGGTCTGAATGTTTTTTACACGCTATGTTCCCTTACAGCTGAGAAAGGTTCAAACCCAACCGGTGATGGAGAAAGGAAGATGCAACACTACCTTCAGATAGCAAGAGttccaagaagaagaaaaacaagaaagcaAAGGAGGCCAAAGAAACACATGAACCAGCTGACTCAATTAATTGCCACTTAATCCTCATTGTTTTTAGGTATGTAGCCCCAGAGTATGCTAATTCTGGGATGCTTAACAAGAAGAGTGACGTCTACAGTTTCAGGGTGCTACTCTTAGAAGCAGTGACCGGAAGAGATGAACTAttgtttattctttttattctaATTGTATCTATTATTAGCTGAATTTGAGATGGTATATGTTATTaggtttgaatttgaaatgtATGAGAAATTGGATTGAATTTTATGGGCTCAAATTTAATTGGCATGTAGTGGGCTTTGACATGATAGTTGGTTGACAAAATGGGCCTAGTTCTGAAATGGGccaattctaaaaaaataatgggagttgttaaataattaatggGCTGTCAATGAAATAATGGGCTATTAAAAATGggttgtataaaaaaattgctgaCATTAGCTGGTACGTCATCGGTGCCACATCATCATACACGTGTTAATGACCACGTCACCTGCCATGTTGGTCGTCACGTCAGCTTTTCATCCTATGTGGCGTTTGTCCATGTGGCATGGTCTAAGATTTTATGACAACAAATCAATGTCACAAATCTCTATGGCATTTAAATCTATTATCATACACTTGTGACATGCAACTATATAGATGTCAAAACAAATTTGTGACGATGATTTTTTGACGTTTGGATTTTCGTCAACTAGATGTCACAAAGTTTATATTGTGATATAAATTTCATGTATTATGACATAAGTACGATGTCAAAAAACCACACATCTCTTGTAGTGAGGCCCAGAGCACTGGAAATTAGTAAAGAAAGTCTTGCGTTATTTGCAAGAAATAAAAAGCCTCATACTGACTTACAAAAGATCAGAATCACTCTAGGTAGTGGGGTACTCTGATTCCGACTTTGCAAAAG from Oryza brachyantha chromosome 3, ObraRS2, whole genome shotgun sequence carries:
- the LOC102703472 gene encoding nucleolin-like, which translates into the protein MVREINAAGRQYKAQSRAVEASSTVLPFHLSGNFDYQELETESEDEDLDDEVDDGAVDEPDHEEDDAPAEPAGKKAVVPVAPPKDTDRRLSKKELKKKELPEPDAVLPELGNSGYSSDAAQDENNAEKGSNPTGDGERKMQHYLQIARVPRRRKTRKQRRPKKHMNQLTQLIAT